In the genome of Rhodoferax fermentans, one region contains:
- the cadR gene encoding Cd(II)/Pb(II)-responsive transcriptional regulator, translating to MKIGELANLTGVQVETIRHYEREGLLPHTKRSEGNYRVYDESHGQRLSFIRHCRSLDMTLDEIRVLLRFRDAPTGNCGEVNALLDEHIGHVALRVKELRQLETQLKGLRETCRSAQDAEHCGILNELNVMAQKQTTSSVDMSGHVQGAHPGVRTRKPLD from the coding sequence ATGAAAATCGGTGAACTAGCCAATCTGACGGGTGTACAAGTGGAGACTATTCGGCACTACGAGCGCGAGGGTTTGTTGCCGCACACCAAGCGATCTGAAGGAAACTACCGCGTCTATGACGAATCACATGGACAGCGCCTGTCGTTCATCCGCCACTGCCGCAGCCTGGACATGACCTTGGATGAAATCCGTGTCTTGCTCCGTTTCAGGGACGCACCCACTGGAAATTGCGGCGAAGTCAACGCGCTTTTGGACGAACACATAGGACACGTTGCGCTTCGGGTCAAAGAACTGCGGCAATTGGAAACGCAGCTCAAGGGGCTTCGTGAGACGTGCCGTAGCGCGCAGGATGCTGAGCACTGTGGAATTCTCAATGAACTCAACGTCATGGCGCAAAAACAAACGACTTCTTCGGTTGATATGTCGGGTCATGTGCAGGGTGCACATCCAGGTGTGAGGACTCGCAAACCCCTGGATTGA